CTCTCGCTTCCCCTTGCGCGGTCACTCCGGAACAGAACCCACTCGGCACAGGAAACCCTGCGGGTGCTGGAGCTGCGCCTACCGGAGGTGTGGTGGCTCTGGAAGACCAACTTCGATCGTGCCACCTTCCACAAGCTGCTACGTGATCTGCCGTCCTGCATCGATCAGTTCATGGAGGAGATTATTACGGCCACGAAGGACTATGCGCATCGCCGGAGGGTAAACAAGCTGCAGACGGAGCTACGCCAGTTGTCTGGCCAGCTGGGAGGAATCAGCTACATTCTGGATCCGAACGCACTCGCGTCCCTGCCCGCCGACATCCAGCTAAAGATACTGGAAGAGAAGGTGGAGTCGCTGCGAAAGGAAGCCGACAAGCGTAAGGCCACCCTGGCCATGTACCAGTTCAAGCAGCGCGAAATCTGTCGTGGTAAGTAAAGAGAGCGGATTGGTAGGGCAACGTACCACGGGAAAACGGATTCAAACGAGGTGTTTCTGCTTTTGTTGCAGATCTGGGCCGCCCCGAAGTTAACCTGAACCCGAGCGGTAGCCCACTGCCGGACGATCGACATTTTATGGCAATCCAAACGTACATGGACCGCTTGGTACGCATGCTGACGGCCCGGCACAGCTACATCAACTTCATGTGGCTACACTGCAACACGCTGGCAATCGGGCTGAAGTGGCCACTGCACGATAAGCAGAAGGTACTGCAGAAGCAGCTGATCGCTCCGACGCAGGAAAACATGAACGAGCTGAAACGTCTGCAGGGCGTACTGGACGGGCTCTTTGAATCGGCGACGCGGCGCCGGAAACCACTAGAAGTGATGCGCGAAACGGGCAAAGCGATCTCACTGACACCGCCCGTGATGGAACGGTACCGGTTAGCGGTGGAGTGTACGGGAAGGAGTGGCCCTACGATTGGGCCTgttgcagccgctgccgctgtcAGCACCCCTACCGCCGTTacgaccaccacaaccaccaccggggtcGGTGCCGTCGCCGACACTCAACCACTGGTCGGTGGTTGGACGAGGCTCGAGCAATTATGGGACCGGTGCCTTATCTCACCGTACGAACGACGCCTGTTCCGGCAATCGGTCAAGAGTGTGTACCCCGAAATACTGCACCTGGCCCAGATGGACATGGAGCAGGTGCTGCTCAACTACTAcaccgcgaacgcgaaacTGTTCGAGCTGTTCTTCATCTGGGCCGACATGTGGAATCTGCTGCTGAACATGCAGCGATTACGCGGTGGCAACATCACCTCCGCTAGTGGCACCaataccaccagcagcaagcgaccgcgaccgcgcgaTTCGGCCCTTGCCGACCATCTGGCTGAGCTGAGCAAGGAAACGGATCTGATCGAGAATAAGATAAAAGCGATGTACGAAAGGTATGAGCAGCGTTTCCGCAGTCCGTTCGTCGTGAACGGTCTACCGATACACACGGTAATCGCAACGTGCAAGGAGAAGCGGCTTAAGTTCGAGTTGCCCCCGAACTGTTGGTTTGCGGCGGAAGAATGCGAGGCACCGGAATTTTACTACCATAATGGATCCGTAGAGATGGTTGTTGCTAGAAACGgagagaacgacgacgatgacgaagtggatgaggacgaggatgacgaccaTGGAGAAGAGGAAGGTGAGGAGAACGAAGACGAGaacgatgacgctgatgacgacgacggcgacgacggcgacagaGAAGGTGAAGCCGTGGACGAGaacgtcgatgacgatggcaatgTCGATGGGGAAGCAATCaatgaggagaagaaggaggagcttGTTACACTAAAAACTACAATAGAACCATCAAAACCACCAGTGCCGCCACATCCGCCTTCTCCTTCAGCACCGGCCACTCTGACATCCGATACGTCGGAAATGGTCATttaggagggagggagaaaccGCCGGAGTATCCGGAATGCCAGCTGCACCGAAGTGATTCCCCATGCGTGAGATTAGATATTCGAGAAAGCGCTCGAGGAGGCACTGACGCCATTCGCCAATTATGTACTGAAAGGTGCGCgcttaataataaaaataataaagcaaagtctcgctcgctctgcgGCGCTATCCAACCAAATTACTTACGCATTCTTACTCATCCAGCGATGTGATCCATCTTGAAGATTCATCTAAGACGAGTGTACAATCAGCAAAACATGATATCTGCATGATAATCCCATATATTTATAGGTTCCATTGTTTCCACCGCAATTCGCTTTATCATTGTGTACACAGAATAGTGTGTTTGGTACCCCCAGCCCTCCTGCCAGGTGCCAATATACTTTCTCAACGACTTATCGTCTATCGAATCCTGCTTTTCTCACATTTCAGGGGCACaccttccatccatcgcaaCCCCGGGGTTCTCtgactctttctctttttccgtcTCGTGCGTCTTCTTCATTTAGATACCCTGCATTAGATAATCTCGCTGCCCTATTCTCTAGGGTTTGCTTCCAGTAGTTGCATAGATTATATACTCTATTCTCTAGTATTAACTCGTTTTGCTCCGTGCGCTAAGTGTACACGAGTGGAGTTCAATAACACCGGATACGGAGCTGCGGTGAATGCGAAAGAAAACCACCACAAAGTATTCACCGCGAAGGATCACACCTCTACAGCGCCCGGGCCACAGTTGTGTAACTCGCGAAATGGAACGATGCGCACGAACTGCTTTCGGCCGTTCAATCAATTTCTCCTTAAATACATGACAAGATAGTGAAGAAAGTGTAACTGAACGCTAATCGCTGCTCTATACCGTCAAATAACTGGCATAATAAAATAGAATCGCCATATCGTACCTTGCTGACAGTCCACCAACCAAACTAGGACAAGGAttccaaaataaaaatgaaaatttattcttACGGTTCTCAGTTGAGCGCGTGAGTGAAAAGGCTTTGGTTGATTAGAATGATTTAAGTGTATGTTACATTAACAACACGCTTCGCTCGTAATACATTATTATTAACAAATAAAACGTAACCAACAACATGCTTACGGAGCAGGGGAATACGACTACGGTGGATGGAGAATCGAACTAAAATCGGCATTGCTCACGGTAAACTCACGGTAAGAATCTGAGCTTCCTCCGtctctgatgatgatgatttgctaTGCATTGCCCTTGCTATCCTATAACTTCTGAACATTGCCCATATATTTAAATCATTCCTATCCAATAATATAAGAATCTAGAAAGAAAATAGTAGCAATGCATAAACTGgagtgtgcgtttgtgtaGTCGGGATGTCTGTTCTAACTAGTTTAATAGAACAATAAAGGAGAAATTAGCTGATTGACTGACCTGCAAGAGTGCGGTGCCCAGTCTCATGGGTCTATTCCGACTTGAGTTTGAGTTTTATCCTTTTGTAtgtaatgtttgatttttcccTTCCACATTTctagtttcttcatttttaacTCGTGTAAATTTGTCCTATCTTCTAGTTTAAGAGATACTTTCGGCTTTTTTGTAGCTTTTTTGTTCATGTCTTTTGTTCGTGTGTTGCGACTTTTGTCCACCAAATTTAACCTAACGCATCATCCGAGAGCCATCTGGTACTTATTgctgagtgtttttttttgccattttacaGCAACAATTCCGGAAACAAACTAACGCGTAGCACGGGGGCTACCGCGTAGAAtaactttttcgtttttctactTTCGGACCGTTTTTGGTCTACTTGTTCCTCAGTATTGGCTCAACCAACACGAGGGTACCCGATTAATGGTTATTGCTCTCAACAGGGGTGATACTTTTCTTTGGGAGT
This sequence is a window from Anopheles darlingi chromosome 3, idAnoDarlMG_H_01, whole genome shotgun sequence. Protein-coding genes within it:
- the LOC125957473 gene encoding uncharacterized protein LOC125957473 → MENDVNTEEEEKLETHSAQETLRVLELRLPEVWWLWKTNFDRATFHKLLRDLPSCIDQFMEEIITATKDYAHRRRVNKLQTELRQLSGQLGGISYILDPNALASLPADIQLKILEEKVESLRKEADKRKATLAMYQFKQREICRDLGRPEVNLNPSGSPLPDDRHFMAIQTYMDRLVRMLTARHSYINFMWLHCNTLAIGLKWPLHDKQKVLQKQLIAPTQENMNELKRLQGVLDGLFESATRRRKPLEVMRETGKAISLTPPVMERYRLAVECTGRSGPTIGPVAAAAAVSTPTAVTTTTTTTGVGAVADTQPLVGGWTRLEQLWDRCLISPYERRLFRQSVKSVYPEILHLAQMDMEQVLLNYYTANAKLFELFFIWADMWNLLLNMQRLRGGNITSASGTNTTSSKRPRPRDSALADHLAELSKETDLIENKIKAMYERYEQRFRSPFVVNGLPIHTVIATCKEKRLKFELPPNCWFAAEECEAPEFYYHNGSVEMVVARNGENDDDDEVDEDEDDDHGEEEGEENEDENDDADDDDGDDGDREGEAVDENVDDDGNVDGEAINEEKKEELVTLKTTIEPSKPPVPPHPPSPSAPATLTSDTSEMVI